In Colias croceus chromosome 12, ilColCroc2.1, one genomic interval encodes:
- the LOC123696290 gene encoding uncharacterized protein LOC123696290 — protein MVNSKIFVTLFLLCIVTQTLSSPVSQNINEGRGIGSTIWGWITYPFSWWSYEVTDSAAGPSIQSPTSEPIATIEIGKRNVTVWCNDQTCTTMRCDKFGCTNLTCNIYDTDLTGECRIYNTIAQPDEPTSKPNMPSVKPVEHEQVIENADKVIETPVTNINATEHKDIDQPTEERPIELEMILSSTVGDGNEENNSPNTESED, from the exons ATGGtgaattcaaaaatatttgtaactcTCTTTTTATTGTGTATAGTGACCCAAACTTTAAGTTCTCCGGTATCAC AAAATATAAACGAAGGCCGCGGGATTGGTTCAACAATATGGGGCTGGATAACATATCCTTTTTCTTGGTGGAGCTACGAGGTGACGGACAGCGCTGCGGGTCCTTCAATTCAATCTCCAACAAGCGAACCCATTGCTACTATTGAAATCGGAAAAAGGAATGTGACGGTGTGGTGCAATGATCAAACTTGCACAACGATGAGATGTGATAAATTTGGCTGTACTAATTTAACGTGCAATATTTACGACACAGACTTAACTGGAGAGTGCAGGATTTATAACACAATCGCTCAGCCGGATGAGCCTACTTCAAAGCCAAATATGCCATCGGTTAAGCCTGTTGAACATGAGCAGGTAATTGAAAATGCTGACAAAGTTATTGAAACACCAGTAACAAATATCAACGCTACGGAGCATAAGGATATTGATCAACCTACAGAAGAACGGCCAATAGAACTTGAAATGATTTTATCGTCTACAGTTGGCGACGGAAATGAAGAGAACAATTCTCCGAACACAGAGTCTGAGGATTAA
- the LOC123696286 gene encoding integrator complex subunit 1 homolog: MRALLFLSVNFLIPYIFSIDVESYEENPEITPIYDIILFNDIAEVIKDFEDGLNSQSDAFAESDSDENIEDLLLEYQHYLDKAHKQRVDHLIKLNGKNKVPLLRHERYPKKKPTMKKHHSDFYKSLPHNFIPSSKLLPHLGPFLPDYMISHNSFNKYSPVDSEALRSNKQSPDMTYNLQKPISEKALLSSCYCKATEIPCKCGCKQCFITTESVPKPKDLFISRGRYLDNTLENHTPKHLSNPNSNDFKIRIKIDIKVPKIIEMLEKFYENTSRDNKMIDSDQLMSKDAAINSLSPYLHLPSPMELFKYSIFPGISNFMPMQSITIRKKKKVRNNNNKKHSKKSLNINILNGDKNVTTVVLNKNNNGSTLVMNDTSLDISNTKIGNVNAMDKKLENVNQSVIGKPIPKVENNHSNEFIYLTLNISNNHDENQTDITRHENSIETGEIKTKGNKTASELNVREKRQIKLNNETRKTTLTSGTSNNFNDTLDKKLENILNDEDLLYWSENNSPLIKNYSKNINTLILNLEKRKTKFNMSKESIRNNHSVALEKAIFGEVNWNDMDTVVPVFISFFGKYVRGVLTFCSDTICHSMKCADKICLHRKCDPINRYNNKGHCVGTNSTDSTAKMESTMDLPSNVAFEIVDILNEKLNAKMFGKMTICIGYKCITFVASKKIVLKSKCTIKELTTTKECPFNKKY; encoded by the exons ATGAgagctttattatttttaagtgtgAATTTCCTAATcccatatattttttctatagaTGTTGAAA GTTATGAAGAAAATCCAGAAATTACTCCAATTTATgacataattttgtttaacGACATAGCAGAAGTGATAAAAGATTTTGAAGATGGATTG aattctCAATCCGATGCATTTGCGGAGAGCGATAGTGATGAAAACATTGAAGATTTACTATTAGAATATCAACATTATTTAGATAAAGCACATAAGCAACGTGTTgatcatttaataaaattaaatggtaAAAACAAAGTCCCCCTGCTACGTCATGAGAGATATCCTAAAAAGAAACCTACCATGAAAAAACATCATAGCGACTTTTACAAATCTCTGCCTCATAATTTTATTCCATCTTCTAAATTACTTCCTCACTTAGGACCCTTTTTGCCGGACTATATGATATCGCATAATAgttttaacaaatattcacCTGTAGATAGCGAAGCCTTAAGAAGCAATAAACAAAGTCCCGATATGACATATAATTTACAGAAACCCATTAGTGAAAAAGCTTTGTTATCATCTTGTTATTGTAAAGCTACCGAAATACCATGCAAATGTGGATGTAAGCAATGTTTTATAACTACGGAATCTGTACCTAAACCTAAAGATCTATTTATTAGTAGAGGACGGTACCTAGACAATACACTTGAAAACCATACACCGAAACATTTATCAAATCCAAACagtaatgattttaaaattcgaATCAAGATCGACATTAAGGTAcctaaaataattgaaatgcTAGAAAAATTCTATGAAAATACGAGTCgagataataaaatgatagatTCTGATCAACTAATGTCTAAAGATGCTGCTATTAATTCACTTTCACCATATTTGCATTTACCTAGCCCAATGgagttatttaaatacagCATATTTCCTGGAATATCTAATTTTATGCCTATGCAGTCAATAACTAtacgaaagaaaaaaaaagtacgaaataataataacaaaaaacatagtaagaaatcattaaatataaatatattaaatggagataaaaatgtaacaactgtcgtattgaataaaaacaataatggaAGTACCTTAGTCATGAATGATACTTCCTTGGATATTAGTAATACAAAAATAGGTAATGTTAATGCAATGGATAAAAAATTGGAAAATGTAAACCAAAGTGTTATTGGAAAACCGATACCAAAAGTAGAAAATAACCATTcgaatgaatttatttatttaaccttGAATATATCAAACAATCACGATGAAAATCAAACAGACATTACAAGGCACGAGAATAGTATTGAAACAGGGGAAATTAAGACGAAAGGAAATAAAACTGCATCAGAACTCAATGTGCGCGAAAAAAGGCAAATTAAGTTAAACAATGAAACTAGGAAAACCACACTTACAAGTGGAACTAGCAACAATTTTAATGATACACTTGATAAGAAActtgaaaacattttaaatgacGAGGATTTATTATATTGGTCTGAAAATAATTCACctcttattaaaaattactcaaaaaatattaatactttgatacttaatttagaaaaaagaaaaacgaaaTTTAACATGAGCAAAGAATCCATTAGAAATAACCATTCTGTAGCATTAGAAAAAGCCATTTTTGGAGAAGTAAACTGGAATGATATGGATACAGTAGTCCCGgtatttatttcctttttcGGTAAATACGTGAGAGGCGTTTTAACGTTTTGTTCTGACACAATATGCCACTCAATGAAATGTGctgataaaatatgtttacataGGAAATGTGATCCTATCAATCGTTACAACAATAAAGGACATTGTGTAGGAACTAATAGTACAG ATAGTACTGCAAAGATGGAGTCAACTATGGATTTACCGTCAAACGTAGCATTTGAAATTGTTGATATACtgaatgaaaaattgaatGCAAAAATGTTTGGTAAAATGACAATTTGTATTGGCTATAAGTGCATCACTTTCGTGGcatcaaaaaaaatagtattaaaGTCCAAGTGTACTATAAAGGAATTGACTACGACGAAAGAATGTCCATTCAACAAGAAATATTAG
- the LOC123696289 gene encoding cysteine-rich with EGF-like domain protein 2, which translates to MNSCHKMLRKTIFIWIISSISFVYVIGKDVKHRQPSKISECLQCKAYSDSFNNWLEKTSRGKFEGGDAAWEESKLKAYARSEVRLVEIQENLCSELNLHKDECYSIAEQAEHLVERWWFEEIDKSSDLYTWLCMDILKFCCPKNHFGESCESCPLQGNKICSGHGICNGEGTRKGDGSCICNKGYKGELCDQCELNYFNGEEDECKPCHKACQECFSYGPDRCKVCASGWQLQDGICSDINECTSSSICKSNQFCVNNIGSYRCLPCDKSCSTCSGLGPYNCTSCKPNDRLWSGQCMDDKTTNAHLSSADKRLFLYVSLNTLMYLFYQKAKPLAVVMGASLSILIFKLESVSDITVIDTVKNYVIIFLKANELL; encoded by the coding sequence ATGAACAGTTGTCATAAAATGCTGCGcaaaacaattttcatttgGATTATTTCCTCAATTTCTTTTGTATATGTTATCGGAAAAGATGTGAAACACCGACAACCGAGTAAAATAAGTGAGTGTCTTCAGTGCAAGGCGTATAGTGATTCCTTTAATAACTGGCTAGAGAAGACTTCCCGTGGGAAGTTTGAAGGTGGAGATGCTGCTTGGGAAGAATCGAAATTAAAAGCATATGCACGAAGTGAGGTTAGACTAGTCGAAATACAAGAAAATCTTTGCTctgaattaaatttacataaagaCGAGTGTTACTCAATTGCAGAACAGGCCGAGCATTTAGTAGAAAGATGGTGGTTTGAGGAGATTGATAAATCATCAGATCTATACACTTGGCTCTGTATGGATATTCTAAAGTTTTGCTGTCCAAAAAATCACTTTGGTGAGTCATGCGAATCCTGCCCTTTGCAGGGTAATAAGATTTGTAGTGGACATGGTATTTGCAATGGAGAAGGAACAAGAAAAGGAGATGGTTCTTGTATTTGCAATAAAGGCTATAAAGGTGAACTCTGTGATCAGtgtgaattaaattattttaatggtgAAGAAGATGAGTGCAAACCATGCCATAAAGCATGTCAAGAGTGCTTCAGTTATGGGCCAGACAGGTGTAAAGTTTGTGCTTCTGGATGGCAATTACAAGATGGTATCTGTAGTGATATCAATGAATGTACTTCTAGCTCAATCTGTAAGAGTAatcaattttgtgtcaataataTAGGTTCATACCGTTGTTTACCATGTGATAAATCTTGTAGTACATGCTCCGGACTTGGTCCATATAATTGTACTTCATGTAAGCCAAACGATAGACTATGGTCTGGACAGTGTATGGATGATAAAACAACTAATGCACATTTATCTAGTGCTGATAAAAGATTATTCTTATATGTTTCCTTAAATACTTTAATGTATCTTTTTTACCAAAAAGCTAAGCCATTAGCTGTAGTGATGGGAGCCTCACTTTccattttgatatttaaattggAGAGTGTATCTGATATAACTGTAATAGatacagttaaaaattatgtaattatatttttaaaagccaaTGAATTGCTGTGA
- the LOC123696288 gene encoding something about silencing protein 10 gives MTDKIKVNSKFDLDGSYEMSDSENEYTEKEKSIIKSLRKEKEGDSSSEEEVYKFSDSENESDNNDLEMADSDVEGQEKSDDDLPDSKAWGKQKKSYYSTDYVDEDYGGFGDDEEAALMEEEEAKNIQKRLIEQLEEDDFKLEFISPLQPSIDESKETLIKSDLSQMSKRQKMQILEKESPEFAGLIEDFKSKLTVAKDDLQPVMKLIKGGTLPECAASKFVKTNYDLILNYCTNISFYILLKSQRISIQNHPVIKRLYQYRQMLNKMEPIYCEVIKPQIENILNAVQNKIKLQVVRENNKKRKSSKGSPEQPNKKLKLINALEKDEGEDTGVSDEDSEVEGNDYFKPRDVENNKNNESDESGFSDNEEGGTEDIQLPPSQNENIVDEMGEKRQITYQIAKNKGLTPHRKKEQRNPRVKHKLKYRKAKIRRKGAIREPKTEVTRYAGEASGIKTNVKKSIKIK, from the exons ATGACGGacaaaataaa GGTCAACTCCAAATTTGATTTGGATGGGAGCTATGAGATGTCAGATTCAGAAAATGAATATACAGAGAAGGAAAAGTCGATCATCAAAAGTTTGCGCAAGGAAAAAGAAGGAGATTCTAGCAGTGAAGAAgaagtttataaattttcagATTCTGAAAATGAATCCGATAATAATGATCTTGAAATGGCAGATAGTGATGTTGAGGGCCAAGAGAAATCTGATGATGACTTACCAGATTCTAAGGCTTGGGGTAAGCagaaaaaatcatattattctACTGATTATGTTGATGAAGATTATGGAGGTTTTGGAGATGATGAAGAGGCAGCACTCATGGAAGAAGAAGAGGCCAAAAATATTCAGAAAAGGCTAATAGAACAGTTAGAGGAAGATGATTTTAAACTAGAATTTATTTCCCCTTTGCAGCCATCAATAGATGAGAGTAAAGAAACTCTTATCAAAAGTGATTTAAGCCAAATGTCTAAAAGACAGAAAATGCAAATTCTTGAAAAGGAAAGTCCAGAATTTGCAGGTCTTATTGAAGATTTCAAATCTAAATTAACTGTTGCAAAAGATGACCTGCAACCAGTGATGAAACTCATAAAGGGTGGCACATTACCTGAATGTGCAGCCTCtaaatttgttaaaactaattatgatcttattttaaattactgcacaaatattagtttttatattttactcaaAAGTCAAAGAATCAGCATACAAAATCACCCAGTTATTAAACGCCTTTATCAGTACAGGCAAATGTTAAACAAAATGGAACCTATCTATTGTGAAGTAATAAAGCCtcaaatagaaaatattttaaatgctgttcaaaataaaataaagttacaaGTTGTCAGAGAAAATAACAAGAAACGTAAATCAAGCAAGGGATCACCTGAACAGCCGAATaagaaattgaaattaattaatgctcTTGAAAAAGATGAGGGTGAAGATACGGGAGTCTCAGATGAAGACAGTGAAGTTGAAGGTAATGATTACTTCAAACCCAGAGATGTTgagaacaataaaaataatgaatctgATGAAAGTGGATTCTCGGACAATGAGGAAGGTGGAACAGAAGACATCCAACTGCCTCCATCTCagaatgaaaatattgtgGATGAAATGGGTGAAAAGCGTCAAATAACATATCAAATTGCGAAAAATAAAGGATTGACACCACACAGAAAGAAGGAGCAAAGAAATCCCAGAGTGAAACATAAGCTTAAGTATAGAAAGGCTAAGATAAGGAGGAAGGGTGCCATAAGAGAACCAAAAACTGAAGTTACAAGGTATGCAGGAGAAGCTTCAGgtattaaaacaaatgttaaaaagagtattaaaattaaataa
- the LOC123696287 gene encoding notchless protein homolog 1: METDSDLPSCVQARFKSDTGEETGSPLDLPLNVTKDQITLICNALLQEEDKPFLFFVKDIEITSSLKDALDINKLNSEEVVEIIYQQQAVFKVRPVTRCTSSIPGHAEAVISTSFSPSGHHLASGSGDTTVRFWDINTQTPLHVCKGHNNWVLCISWSPDGSKLASACKQGRIMLWDPVSGNQVGKTMIGHKQWITALAWEPYLRNPDCRKLASSSKDGDVRIWDTVTGLTILSLTGHSKAVTCVKWGGTGLIYTSSQDRTIKVWRADDGILCRTLEGHAHWVNTLALSTDYVLRTGPFHPILDRNDPSNDKKVLQQRALERYEQTCQQGAEKLVSGSDDFTLFLWIPEKEKRPLARMTGHQQLINDVKFSPDSRIIASASFDKSVKLWEAATGKFITTLRGHVQAVYMVAWSADSRLLLSSSADSTLKVWNMKTKKLELDLPGHADEVYAVDWSPDGAYVASGGKDKVLKLWQH; this comes from the exons ATGGAAACAGACAGTGATTTACCTTCATGTGTACAGGCCAGATTTAAATCAGATACTGGAGAAGAAACAGGAAGTCCTCTGGACCTACCACTTAATGTTACAAAAGATCAAATTACTCTTATTTGTAATGCGTTATTACAGGAG GAAGACAAACCTTTTctttttttcgtgaaagaTATTGAAATAACCTCTTCACTTAAAGATGCTCTCGATATCAACAAATTAAACTCGGAAGAAGTCGTGGAAATAATATACCAGCAACAGGCTGTATTTAAAGTACGCCCAGTAACAAGATGTacaag TTCTATACCAGGCCACGCAGAAGCCGTTATTTCAACAAGTTTCAGTCCTTCTGGTCATCATCTAGCGAGTGGTTCTGGAGATACTACAGTTAGGTTTTGGGACATAAATACACAAACACCATTACATGTATGTAAAG gcCATAACAACTGGGTATTATGCATAAGTTGGTCGCCGGATGGTTCAAAGTTAGCATCAGCATGCAAACAAGGGCGTATAATGCTGTGGGATCCAGTGTCCGGTAATCAAGTTGGTAAAACAATGATTGGACATAAACAATGGATAACAGCATTAGCATGGGAGCCATATTTAAG AAATCCAGATTGCCGTAAACTAGCCAGTTCTTCTAAAGATGGTGATGTCAGAATCTGGGATACAGTAACAGGCCTCACTATTCTTAGTTTGACTGGTCATTCCAAAGCAGTTACTTGTGTGAAATGGGGAGGTACAGGCTTAATTTACACATCTTCCCAAGACAGAACAATCAAg GTTTGGAGAGCTGATGATGGAATATTGTGCAGAACTCTAGAGGGTCATGCTCATTGGGTTAATACTTTAGCATTAAGCACAGATTACGTTTTACGAACAGGACCTTTCCATCCAATTCTCGATCGTAACGACCCTTCAAATGAta AAAAAGTACTTCAACAAAGAGCCCTAGAAAGGTATGAACAAACTTGTCAGCAGGGTGCTGAGAAATTGGTCTCTGGATCAGATGATTTCACTTTATTTCTTTGGATTCCCGAAAAAGAAAAACGTCCCCTAGCTAGAATGACTGGCCATCAGCAGTTAATCAATGATGTTAAATTTTCTCCAGATTCTAG GATAATAGCATCAGCATCATTTGACAAATCAGTAAAACTATGGGAAGCAGCCACTGGAAAATTCATAACAACCCTAAGGGGTCATGTACAAGCAGTCTACATGGTGGCCTGGTCAGCCGATTCCAGGTTATTACTGAGTTCTAGTGCAGATTCTACATTAAAAg tCTGGAATATGAAAACAAAGAAATTGGAGCTGGACCTCCCTGGACATGCAGATGAAGTTTATGCTGTTGATTGGTCACCTGACGGTGCCTATGTGGCTTCAGGAGGGAAAGATAAAGTATTGAAACT GTGGCAACATTGA
- the LOC123696269 gene encoding transmembrane 9 superfamily member 3, translating into MKYLYILIFMCSLVYCDEHTHTYKDGEQVVLWMNTVGPYHNRQETYAYFSLPFCVGTKVTIGHYHETLSEALQGVELEFSGLDITYKDNVPAQQFCAIELDEQAYKALVYAVKNHYWYQMYVDDLPIWGIVGEIDGDNYYIWTHKKFDIGYNGNRIVEVNLTAENKEKLALGAKIPFTYEVNWKRSNIRFEDRFDKYLDPNFFQHRIHWFSIFNSFMMVIFLVGLVSMILMRTLRKDYARYSKDDDLDDLEKDLGDEYGWKQVHGDVFRPVPHLGLFSALIGAGYQLTVVTLAVIIFTIFGELYTERGSLLSTAIFIYAATSPVNGYFGGSLYARMGGRLWIKQMLLSAFLLPVMVCGTAFFINFIAMYYHASRAIPFGSMIAVMSICTFVILPLTLVGTVLGRNLAGQPDYPCRINAVPRPIPEKKWFMEPFIIIIMGGILPFGSIFIEMYFIFTSFWAYKIYYVYGFMLLVFLILMIVTVCVTIVCTYFLLNAEDYRWQWTSFLSAGSTALYVYLYSFYYFLFKTKMYGLFQTTFYFGYMALFSLALGIICGTVGYIGTSLFVRKIYSTVKID; encoded by the coding sequence ATGAAATATctctacattttaatatttatgtgttCTTTAGTTTATTGTGATGAACATACACACACGTATAAAGATGGAGAACAGGTAGTGCTATGGATGAATACTGTAGGCCCATACCACAATCGACAAGAGACCTATGCTTATTTTTCTTTGCCATTTTGCGTTGGAACCAAAGTTACAATAGGCCACTATCATGAGACATTATCTGAAGCTCTTCAAGGAGTTGAATTGGAGTTTAGTGGTCTCGATATCACTTACAAAGATAATGTCCCAGCACAACAATTTTGTGCTATCGAACTTGACGAACAGGCTTATAAAGCACTTGTGTATGCAGTAAAGAACCATTATTGGTATCAGATGTACGTGGACGACCTTCCGATTTGGGGTATTGTTGGTGAAATCGATGGTGACAATTACTATATCTGGACACATAAGAAGTTTGATATTGGATATAACGGTAACAGGATCGTTGAGGTGAATTTGACTGCCGAGAATAAAGAAAAGCTCGCATTAGGTGCCAAAATCCCATTCACTTATGAAGTGAACTGGAAGCGCAGCAACATACGTTTTGAGGATCGGTTTGACAAATATTTAGATCCCAATTTCTTCCAGCACAGAATACATTGGTTCAGCATATTTAACAGTTTTATGATGGTTATCTTTTTGGTAGGACTTGTGTCTATGATTCTCATGAGaaccctaagaaaggattatGCTAGATATTCTAAAGATGATGATCTTGATGACTTGGAGAAAGACTTGGGTGATGAGTATGGTTGGAAACAGGTTCATGGAGATGTATTCAGACCTGTCCCACACTTAGGCttgttttctgctttaattggAGCAGGCTACCAGCTTACAGTTGTCACACTAGCTGTAATCATATTTACCATTTTTGGTGAACTTTATACTGAAAGAGGTTCCTTATTATCTACAGCTATTTTCATCTATGCAGCTACGTCACCAGTAAATGGTTACTTTGGTGGTTCTCTGTATGCTAGGATGGGAGGAAGGCTTTGGATTAAACAAATGTTGTTGTCTGCCTTCCTATTACCAGTGATGGTGTGTGGTACtgcattctttataaatttcattgctATGTATTACCATGCTTCACGGGCTATTCCTTTTGGTAGCATGATTGCTGTAATGTCAATTTGTACCTTTGTCATCTTGCCCTTAACCTTAGTAGGCACAGTACTTGGGCGAAATCTAGCTGGTCAACCTGATTATCCATGCCGTATCAATGCTGTACCCAGACCAATACCTGAGAAAAAATGGTTTATGGAACCattcatcattattattatgggAGGAATACTACCTTTTGGCTCAATATTCATTGAaatgtactttatttttacctCATTTTGGGCATACAAGATCTACTATGTTTATGGGTTCATGTTATTGGTGTTCCTGATTTTGATGATTGTCACTGTGTGTGTGACCATTGTTTGCACTTACTTCCTCTTGAATGCCGAGGACTACCGCTGGCAATGGACCAGTTTCCTTTCTGCTGGAAGCACAGCTCTCTATGTCTACCtgtattcattttactatttccTTTTCAAGACAAAGATGTATGGTTTATTCCAAACTACTTTCTATTTTGGTTACATGGCATTATTCAGTTTGGCACTAGGTATAATTTGTGGAACTGTTGGTTATATTGGAACCAGTTTATTTGTAAGAAAAATCTACTCAACTGTTAAGATTGATTGA